The following coding sequences lie in one Phalacrocorax aristotelis chromosome 4, bGulAri2.1, whole genome shotgun sequence genomic window:
- the NKX3-2 gene encoding homeobox protein Nkx-3.2, with amino-acid sequence MAVRGGNALTPFSIQAILNKKEERARHAAGRPPPPGAAGGWRLCGPAASEGLPLPSPAAAAAVAARGRAPRTPAGWDSDSALSEDPEGERRSEEEGGAGSARPAEAAGGGRPAAEEEEEEEAPAPEAAERDAAGLSDSEMSAAVSDRSPPEEEDGAGKCGKLLPGEEEAAAPKPRKKRSRAAFSHAQVFELERRFNHQRYLSGPERADLAASLKLTETQVKIWFQNRRYKTKRRQMAADLLAAAPAAKKVAVKVLVRDDQRQYHPGEVLRPPSLLSLQPSYYYPYYCLPGWALSTCAAAAGTQ; translated from the exons ATGGCCGTCCGCGGCGGCAACGCCCTGACGCCTTTCTCCATCCAGGCCATCCTCAACAAGAAGGAGGAGCGCGCCCGCCacgcggcggggcggccgccgcccccgggaGCGGCCGGCGGCTGGCGGCTGTGCGGGCCCGCCGCCTCCGAGGGCCTGCCGCTCCcctcgcccgccgccgccgccgccgtcgccGCCCGCGGCCGGGCCCCGCGGACGCCGGCGGGCTGGGACTCGGACTCGGCGCTCAGCGAGGACCCCGAGGGCGAGCGGCGCTCCGAGGAGGAGGGCGGCGCTGgcagcgcccgccccgccgaggccgcgggcggggggcggccggccgccgaggaggaggaggaggaggaggcgccGGCCCCGGAGGCGGCGGAGCGGGACGCCGCCGGCCTCAGTGACAGCGAGATGTCGGCCGCCGTCTCAG ATCGCAGCCCgccggaggaggaggacggAGCGGGCAAGTGCGGGAAGCTGCtgccgggggaggaggaggcggcggcgccgAAGCCGCGGAAGAAGCGCTCCCGCGCAGCCTTTTCCCACGCACAGGTCTTCGAGCTGGAGCGGCGCTTCAACCACCAGCGGTACCTGTCGGGGCCCGAGCGGGCTGACCTGGCCGCTTCGCTGAAGCTCACCGAGACGCAGGTGAAGATCTGGTTCCAGAACCGGCGCTACAAGACCAAGCGGCGGCAGATGGCCGCCGACCTGCtggccgccgcccccgccgccaaAAAGGTGGCCGTCAAGGTGCTGGTGCGCGACGACCAGAGACAGTACCACCCTGGCGAGGTGCTGCGGCCGCCCTCGCTGCTCTCCCTCCAACCATCCTACTACTACCCCTACTACTGCCTGCCCGGGTGGGCTCTGTCCACCTGCGCCGCAGCCGCCGGCACCCAGTGA